From Astyanax mexicanus isolate ESR-SI-001 chromosome 11, AstMex3_surface, whole genome shotgun sequence, the proteins below share one genomic window:
- the prkra gene encoding interferon-inducible double-stranded RNA-dependent protein kinase activator A homolog isoform X2, with the protein MASTSPSVMTESQPASAAQPVAADKTPIQVLHEYGSKTGRLPVYVMEKTDGEAHQPFFVFSVTVGDITCTGQGPSKKAAKHEAAEAALKRLDLDTENKPIAPNPENNGYSAETNDQHNPIGILQELSMQRAWRLPEYVVCLEVGPAHKKEFTVTCRLETLSETGSGSSKKNAKKAAAEKMLEKLQSLSGSSEITWCPKPNVYLESLRTSKLEKVASLRRNPLSIPNTDYVQMMLELSQEQGFEVTYFDIDELTVNGQYQCLAELSTTPVTVCHGTGISCSNAHNDAAHSALQYIKIMATSM; encoded by the exons ATGGCGAGCACATCTCCTTCAGTAATGACTGAATCCCA GCCGGCTTCGGCGGCTCAGCCCGTTGCTGCTGATAAAACCCCTATTCAGGTGCTTCACGAGTACGGCTCCAAAACAGGCAGGCTGCCCGTGTACGTTATGGAGAAAACGGATGGAGAGGCTCATCAGCCTTTCTTCGTCTTTAGCGTCACAGTAGGGGACATCACCTGTACAG GTCAGGGGCCGAGTAAAAAGGCTGCCAAACACGAGGCAGCAGAAGCGGCTCTGAAAAGGCTAGACCTGGACACTGAAAATAA GCCCATTGCTCCAAATCCAGAGAATAATGGCTATAGTGCTGAAACAAATGACCAACACAATCCAATTGGCATATTGCAG GAGCTGTCAATGCAAAGAGCCTGGCGTCTGCCGGAATATGTTGTGTGTTTGGAGGTGGGGCCAGCTCATAAGAAAGAGTTCACAGTTACTTGCAGATTAGAAACACTTTCTGAGACAG GTTCAGGGAGCTCTAAAAAGAATGCTAAGAAGGCAGCGGCAGAAAAGATGTTGGAAAAACTACAGAGTCTTTCAGGCTCTTCTGAAATTACATGG TGTCCAAAGCCAAACGTGTATCTGGAGAGTTTGAGGACTTCAAAGCTAGAGAAGGTTGCTTCACTGCGGAGAAATCCTCTCAGTATCCCAAACACAGACTATGTACAGATGATGCTGGAATTATCTCAGGAGCAGGGCTTTGAGGTTACTTATTTTGACATAG ATGAACTTACCGTTAATGGGCAATACCAGTGTTTGGCGGAGCTGTCCACCACACCTGTTACAGTGTGCCATGGTACAGGAATTTCCTGTAGTAACGCACACAATGATGCAGCTCACAGCGCTCTGCAGTACATCAAAATTATGGCTACCAGCATGTAA
- the prkra gene encoding interferon-inducible double-stranded RNA-dependent protein kinase activator A homolog isoform X1 has translation MASTSPSVMTESQPASAAQPVAADKTPIQVLHEYGSKTGRLPVYVMEKTDGEAHQPFFVFSVTVGDITCTGQGPSKKAAKHEAAEAALKRLDLDTENKPIAPNPENNGYSAETNDQHNPIGILQELSMQRAWRLPEYVVCLEVGPAHKKEFTVTCRLETLSETGSGSSKKNAKKAAAEKMLEKLQSLSGSSEITWLSCISPQCPKPNVYLESLRTSKLEKVASLRRNPLSIPNTDYVQMMLELSQEQGFEVTYFDIDELTVNGQYQCLAELSTTPVTVCHGTGISCSNAHNDAAHSALQYIKIMATSM, from the exons ATGGCGAGCACATCTCCTTCAGTAATGACTGAATCCCA GCCGGCTTCGGCGGCTCAGCCCGTTGCTGCTGATAAAACCCCTATTCAGGTGCTTCACGAGTACGGCTCCAAAACAGGCAGGCTGCCCGTGTACGTTATGGAGAAAACGGATGGAGAGGCTCATCAGCCTTTCTTCGTCTTTAGCGTCACAGTAGGGGACATCACCTGTACAG GTCAGGGGCCGAGTAAAAAGGCTGCCAAACACGAGGCAGCAGAAGCGGCTCTGAAAAGGCTAGACCTGGACACTGAAAATAA GCCCATTGCTCCAAATCCAGAGAATAATGGCTATAGTGCTGAAACAAATGACCAACACAATCCAATTGGCATATTGCAG GAGCTGTCAATGCAAAGAGCCTGGCGTCTGCCGGAATATGTTGTGTGTTTGGAGGTGGGGCCAGCTCATAAGAAAGAGTTCACAGTTACTTGCAGATTAGAAACACTTTCTGAGACAG GTTCAGGGAGCTCTAAAAAGAATGCTAAGAAGGCAGCGGCAGAAAAGATGTTGGAAAAACTACAGAGTCTTTCAGGCTCTTCTGAAATTACATGG TTGTCTTGCATCTCTCCCCAGTGTCCAAAGCCAAACGTGTATCTGGAGAGTTTGAGGACTTCAAAGCTAGAGAAGGTTGCTTCACTGCGGAGAAATCCTCTCAGTATCCCAAACACAGACTATGTACAGATGATGCTGGAATTATCTCAGGAGCAGGGCTTTGAGGTTACTTATTTTGACATAG ATGAACTTACCGTTAATGGGCAATACCAGTGTTTGGCGGAGCTGTCCACCACACCTGTTACAGTGTGCCATGGTACAGGAATTTCCTGTAGTAACGCACACAATGATGCAGCTCACAGCGCTCTGCAGTACATCAAAATTATGGCTACCAGCATGTAA